The region atttttcacaattttgtaCTGTTTCGCAGGAAATACTGTAAATTGTAACAAAGTACTTACCGATACGagaattattataaatgtatCGCCTTGCTTAATACAAAACAATCTTGTTTTTAACGATCTTcaaaaaattttaaattttcgaaTTCAAGTAATTCACAACACAATTAATGTGATTGTTGATTAGTAGTATACATTTATGATTATTGGCAATATACATATAAAGGTATccaaaatatttttgataatttAGTACATTTACATTAATATCTATTCATTAATAATTACGTAATTACGTTGTCCGATCTTTTTAACTTTtggattatttatatttattgtttataaaGAAATTGTTAAGATGAGATTTAATACacaatttgaattttccttTATGATGAGTTGAAAgttataataatgaaataataaaatttgatagGGATATCAGTCAAACTCATAAACTAAAGTGATAATACTGTCAAACgtaatcaataaataaattttttttatttcaatagaacaagttgttattattatttgttgaaatttcgataaatttatttcatcacattttttttattattgctattaggTAGAatcatattaaaaatataaaacgaATTAATTACAGTATCTTTATAAGACATGAAATGATTTGATTTTTCTACCATTCCGTtcctttttaatttattaaatttaaaactataaatttacaaatatattatgaacaatttttgtacaatttaataaatttcataaattttttCCCTAAATAATTCGAAATCATTAAATGAGAGTGTAAGTAGATGGAATGCAACTAATATACTAACATACTATTTCTGTTCaagaaaagttgaaatttattgTTATAATAACTATTGTTAACTTTGATAATCAATGTCAGACTTTAGCAAACCTGATTACTTCGAGCGTATCATAACGTACCGTTTTCTACACGATTCCACCTAATTCATATACGTTAGATCTCGGTCTAATTTCTATACGCTAGAAACTCTACAGCATGAAATTGTAAATAACAATTTGTGAAGTGTCTAACAGAAATTTCTTCCTGTATTATGTTAGCAAAAATATGGTAAAATtatgtataattaattattatacataaataaatgtttGTACAAAcccttttattaattatattaatcaaGTGTGCACCACACACATCTTTTAAGTAGATTAAAAGTTAACAAACTTCTATTAGAATATTACGGAACAACaaaacaatataaatgataAGTCAATTTCTCCACGGTATACTATGTATACCAGACTAAAAAGGgagttattttttaataaaatattaatggtATTTCAGTTTGGTCGGATTAGTGTAACCGaaaaacaattaaataaaacatACATAGccttttaaaataaataataaataaaccgcAAAGTAGATTGTAGTATTTGAATTCCATCTATTATATAAATGCACTTCCAGAATATTCTTATTCGATATTTCAGTTATAGTAATTGGTATATGAAAATATAGAATagcaatataaaaaatataaagtaataataatacagtTTATATGCAATAATTTGTATACGAATATACCATTATATTTAATAGCTCGCATAGATAAATATTGGTGAACTAAAGTGTATATTTAAACTGCTTAGTTCTCAGCATACTGCAGTAGATGGCATTAACATAACCTACATGTGGGGACGTGGTTCCCCCACTCCGTCCGCCTGCGCATGGCGCAGGCGCGGCGGCTTTCTGGCCGCCATCACGAGGAGCACATTTTCCTCCTCGTGGCTCTCCACCTCTGAACCTCGAAGTGTGCACACGTATAGTAGGGAACCTGGCGTATTTAATTTCACCACGAACCCtacattggtgaccccgacgtgatttaTTTTGCCAAAATCTCCATTTAGGTTTGGCCACGCGGGAAGCTCCAGTCTAAAGTGTTTTCCACACCCATCGGTAAAGTCACCCATGCTACGCAAGTACGTATCGATAGCTGGTGACGTTGTATAAGACTGACTCTTTATGTAAGTCAAAAGTGCGTGCTCATCATACGTATAGCGCATCATAGCGTATCTGGCATATAGATGTATGCACATGACGTAACGAAAAGCAGATCTTGAAACAACAACGCCAAGTCGCTTATCCGTAGCGGCTTCAATCCCGtcttcttctcgaaagttttcgGCGGCTTCTTTGGCCCACAAGAGACGCTACACTCTCATCGCGCTTCTTGAGCTTTCCTCGTTTGTCCATGGTTGCCTGCTAGGCGATTCCCAAAAATAGTTAAACAATTTGGGGGGGAACCACGTCCCCACATACAGCAGCGCGCGCAATAGATTATTGACAGAACGGCCATGTGCGCTTGGCGCTGTAGTCGATGGCATTAAATGTTATACCATAGATGATAATAATTTTGAAGAGTACTTGTGATCACGGTGAGCAGAAGTAAGTTTCCTCACTTTATcaacatttttttattgttgtagaatttatttaaaaactaTGATGCttaaaatgattaatttatGGTATTTAAAGTATTATGAATAATATGCAAGCAGAGCCTTGACACCAAATTCACATAAATTTCCTCGCAATGAACACTACCAAGAGTTGTACATGTATTTGATCGAAGCCGGCTTGGCTGACTAAGTAATGTTaacatttagatttaaaaatctCTTAATTACTGTGAGAACATAATTTAGAAGTATACATGTTACATACAATGTAACAATTACAGTTCACGTTTAAAATTATCTGCTGCATATTTTTATTGGTCAGACATATTGTACCGTCATTACATGCATGTACAGTAATACCTCAAGTTTTGCACGATTTTTCTACTTTCCTTAGCTTTTGCAAGCATCCCCACCACTTTACTGCGTAACCAATCCACAGTGAATTCTATCTTAGCAttgaatcgtcagccaatcagagcaaagcAATTTCTACTCATATTCTCTCTAACGGAGCGCGCTGCAGCCAGAGAATTCTGTTTAAAATGTCACATTAGGATTTTTGTGCTTCCTTCATATGACAAATATTTTCTTGTATTATTAACGTCTTGctgacaaaataaaaatattttcatgaaTACATTTCACTTAGATTTATGTATCTATAATAAATCAAACTTTATCTTGAAATGACAATCGTTATTCGCTTTAGACACATTTCACTAGCGCCACACCAACCCTTTAGAAATTGGTCCGTAGTTTGGTTACCTTTGTATACGTTGAATAGCGTGGCGATTATTCGTAACTCTATTTTTTTCATGCACACTAATCATGTACTTTACTTAACAAAAAAGAAACAGTTCATCGTATTTGACAGAAATTTTGGATCTAGTTAACATAATTGATTCAAGTTTAAATCCAGTTGTAACCTGTGAAATCTGAAATATACATATCAGGTTATAATACAGTACCTACAATTGATGATTTTGAAACTGAAACATTACACTGGAATTGAGGTATCAATGTATATTATTGTGAAAAGCAACAATCAAGATgctataacataatatatgttatataaccAGAGAAATTATTAAGTAGTAGAAATTATTAACGTGTTAGTGTGCATAGGTTATGTGACGACGACGTAGAGATTTTTTGACAAAATTCTATTCTAAACATGACGCTCAGGCCAAACGGTTTGACAAAATTGTTGGATATCCTTGAAGAGGAAAACCTTGACACAAACTTGGAAACTCTATGTAACCAGTTACATCAAGTATTTCGAAAAGAGGACCGGTTCAATGTGGGAACAACATTGGTTCTCTTCTTGCAACACATAGATTTATTGCCAAAAAGTGTTCAACGTGTGATAGCAGTAGCATTATTGTTTGACCTTTATAGAGGGGAACCATTGGCTACAACACCTTTTGCACCTGTTTTTATTCAGGTGTTAAAGTCGCAGAAAGATATAAACAACAGTGTTTCAAAAACTAATTTCACAGGACATATTCCAGTTTTATCCCAATGTGAAAAAAACTTGTTAATCAGTTTGCTGGGAAACAATCAAAAAGACATCTTAAAGAAAACTCCAAGACAGATTGTAGATGAGTTGTCTTTTACATCTGTACAATCTATTGATTTAAGTAGTTTGCAAGCACAGCTAATGGAACGTCATTCGGAATTACCAGCTATAGCAAAATGTGGACATCCAGTGATATTACCTGATATGGATCATGCCAAAGTCACACAGAATTATATTTCTAGGAATGTAACAAAATTTATGGCTGAGAATTTCATGTATAATGATAATCCTCCTTTATGCTATGAAAGTTATCGACCTGAGTTTCTACGATTAGCACCACCACTTTATCGATCTTTTGATGAATTGACATGGCTCAATGTCACAGAACCTTCCCAATTTACAATTGAATATGATAGTAACATGTGTGTTTCCAATTGTGCTGGCGCAGAAGCTAGGAGATTAATGGGCAAGGCTTTTAAGCGTGTGGTAAcgctacagcaacaacaacatctTTTTGATGAACTAGACAGAGATCCAAAATTGGTATATCATATTGGCCTTACCCCAGGAAAACTACCAGATTTAGTGGAAAATAATCCTATGATTGCAATCAAGGTATTACTGAAGCTTATGCAATCAAGTCAAATAACAGAATATTTAAGTGTTTTGGTAAATATGGAAATGTCTCTGCATTCAATGGAAGTAGTTAATAGGTTAACTACTACTGTGGATCTACCTACagaatttgttcatttatataTTAGCAACTGTATTTCCACGTGCGAGACTATTAAGGATCGTTACATGCAAAATCGTTTAGTGCGCTTAGTTTGTGTTTTTCTGCAATCCTTGATAaggaataaaattataaatgtaaaAGAACTTTTTATTGAAGTACAGGCCTTCTGTATTGAATTTAGTCGTATCAGGGAAGCAGCAGCTTTGTTTCGCCTTCTGAAACAACTTGAATCTGGTGATATTGGTGGACTCAATGCGCCAACTGTTAATAATAAGTTGGACATGTGTTAGTCTAATTAATGCCAAATTTTTTAACTACTTTGTCATAGATTAATTAACTGTTAAATGTTTTTAAGTATTTTTTTTTGATGAAGTAAATTTCAATGATTTGAAATGTAATGCTGTAGAGATCCTTTTTGAAAGTGAGCATTGTAAATCAAATTTTATACATAGTTTTGTTATGTGTAAATAAATTATTGACtgtaattcatttattttttgttAATTAATAGATTaccaatacaataatattttcaatcaAAGAAACAGAAGGAAAAAGCAAAACAGTTTTTATAAGAATGTACCCTAGATGTAGTCATTTAAGAAATTATGATTTTCCATTattataatgataattaaaaGTGGTGATTAAATGTATTTTGTACAAAATGatgtaatttattttctaataatcaTGATAAATAACAGATCTTATACATAAAcagaaataaaatgaatattatttacatttGGATTATATGTTGTTAGTAGTATTCAAGCATATTTTATAACACTCTCAATTTCTTTATTTAAGCTAAAATATTGTGTATACGAATATACATGTTCAAGCATGCTGTAACTGCATATGTAAATTATACATTTTGTATTCTAACAAACATAGACGAAAATAAATGATACATTTTATACTTTGATATAAACTTTGAAACATTATTTacttaaatttaaaatttaatttttattgtttaaaGTCATGTGCAATGTACAAAGTAGTAATAGTTTtactattttgtattattacaataataaattatgttattataattaacacAATACTTAaaattgattatatatatatactactattgaAATTTGATTTATTACAGAGAATTATGTAGGAATAATTAGAATCAACAAAATCtgatacatatattaatttttatattgcacGTCATAGTTGCATCTTCACCTCGTTTATTCTAATTCATCATACCcgttttttattattgttatttttatagattttaataatttaacacAACTCAAATACACAATGTTTGCAGGATATCTATAATTCATTTCATAAATGGGTGTTATACAAAATAAGAGATGTAACATTGCACTTGAAAGAATTTTACAGGTACAAGTATTacattgttattaattattgcTATTACTATATCTGTTGCCTCCGTAATTGAATAAAGGCAGTGCTTATGCAATATATTATTGCAGAGACTATCTAGGAATtagttaatttttaatattgctaAATTAACTccttcattatttattttatgtgtgtataataaaatattttatcgatAAATACACTTTACACTACGCCGAAGTGCAAGAAAAAACGTATTAATTTGCTTGGAGAGAATGTTTTCCAGTTTCTTATAAATAGTTTAACAATGGTGAtaaattatatgaaaatatTATGCATAATTTATAAAGAAATTTTCGTCCTCACGTTCAACTTATGTATCTATATGAacgataaatataatttttgcGAACCATGAAAGACTTCTCTTTTATAGTCAAAGATCACATTATATCTGTGAAAGAATATTCTTTATAGAGAAGAGACAAATTTTTCAATTCAATGAATTTTTTGCAGTTAATATAGAACAATCGGATTGAACACATCGGATTGAtcttattgtaatattttttaacaatCTGTGTTAATGAACTTTGCTTTTATTATAGCAcgcattattttcaatatattcaaagtatttaaataatttgtaaCAATATAATGTTTTTCAAACTGTAGAGAATTCTAGTATATAAGAGTACTAAAATAATCTGAGTATATATAAGAGTAATAAAAGAATTCACATATaatacatttttgtattattttttatgcTTCAATAGCATCtattaaatttgaaaaaccttgcagtaaatatttatttatcaattcgTATGGCGTTTTCACTGTTAAAGATATAATCGTTTTTAAATATACCTTGTATGTTCTAACGCGCGCGcgtatacaatataattacatCATAATTTAGTACCATTCCACACTGGATGATCTACAAAAATATGTAGCAGTTTCATAATCAATAAGGTCTAATAATTTCATGATTTGTACTAATTACCTTATAATTTCACATCTATCGTTAATTTCCTTTTTGAATGTTACTTTAGTTTACACGAATTCACTTTGTGACTTTCACTACAAAATATATTTATctaatgtaaaaaatataattttattaatattttcgatATTGAACACTATGTTCCTAAGCTGCTTTCAATTCACGACATCGTATAAATTTGAGCTGATTGTGAATTAACAAAACAACAATAATTTGGAAAATAATCATAGTTTACAGAATAGTCAATAAAAAGAAAGGATTTCATGATGAAGAtcatgaaaatgaaaatacactaaaaattcattttttgcAAGAAGAAGAAATGAGTCTTGAGTAATGAAATCTTGAGTTTACTTTGGACAGTTTTTGCTTCGAAATCATTTACCTACATATAAAGTTTCATAATATTCAAATAAGTagcataaaattatttttaaataaataattgcaaataaagtaaatgaaatttcatttatattttgtGATCGATAATTCCTGTTTGCATTTTCTTTTAATGTTAATGATTTATAAGTATTAGACTTATGTATCAAATATGTATTAAGGCAAT is a window of Megalopta genalis isolate 19385.01 chromosome 17, iyMegGena1_principal, whole genome shotgun sequence DNA encoding:
- the Not11 gene encoding CCR4-NOT transcription complex subunit 11 produces the protein MTLRPNGLTKLLDILEEENLDTNLETLCNQLHQVFRKEDRFNVGTTLVLFLQHIDLLPKSVQRVIAVALLFDLYRGEPLATTPFAPVFIQVLKSQKDINNSVSKTNFTGHIPVLSQCEKNLLISLLGNNQKDILKKTPRQIVDELSFTSVQSIDLSSLQAQLMERHSELPAIAKCGHPVILPDMDHAKVTQNYISRNVTKFMAENFMYNDNPPLCYESYRPEFLRLAPPLYRSFDELTWLNVTEPSQFTIEYDSNMCVSNCAGAEARRLMGKAFKRVVTLQQQQHLFDELDRDPKLVYHIGLTPGKLPDLVENNPMIAIKVLLKLMQSSQITEYLSVLVNMEMSLHSMEVVNRLTTTVDLPTEFVHLYISNCISTCETIKDRYMQNRLVRLVCVFLQSLIRNKIINVKELFIEVQAFCIEFSRIREAAALFRLLKQLESGDIGGLNAPTVNNKLDMC